Proteins from a genomic interval of Kribbella aluminosa:
- a CDS encoding PQQ-dependent sugar dehydrogenase, which translates to MRKSAWWLRCALSTVCLVLLLPLAVIAPARAAVTPSGFSEQVVFSGLTSPTNVAFSPDGRVFVAEKSGLIKVFSSLDDPNPKVYADLRTEVYNYWDRGLLGIALHPNFPTDPRIYVLYTHDGLIGGPTPKWGTPNTDADPCPTPPGPTARGCLASARLSVINGNGAEQVLVEDWCQVFPSHSIGSIEFGPDGMLYAGGGESGSFNYIDYGQTTSPPTDLSPDNPCGDGPAAVGTKLSAPTAEGGSLRAQDLRTPGDPVTLDGSIIRIDPDTGQAAPGNPLTSSTDLNARRIVAEGLRNPMRFTFRPGTNELWIGDVGASTWEEIDRIADPKAGVTNFGWPCYEGAAPQPAFAKANLNICQNLYAAGPSAVTPPYYAYNHSDKIAGTCSSGSSSISGMSFYKGGNYPVQYNGALFFTDYSRKCTWAMMAGSNGLPDPANIQLFASGYGATRLQTGPGGDLFTVDYDNGRILRYVYNGTNNPPTAIIHADPASGPTPLTVTFDGTASNDADGDPLTYAWDLNGDGLYDDSTAATVQHTYTTAGTVTVRLRVSDGKTSTTTSTQINVANTAPTALITSPGPATTWKVGDTINFSGSATDPEQGTLPGSALTWTLIMHHCPSDCHTHTITSMTGASGSFVAPDHEYPSYLELKLTATDDGGLTDTKSVRLDPKTVGLTFNSWPPGMPVAFGNTSGKSPLTGTTIVGSSVSVSADPLQRLANQVYRFGAWTDGGARDHNLVAPERVATYTAMYGAKRNLALRRPALASSTYLAGREASKAVDGSMGTAWSSARADPQWYQVDLGSAQVVDRVLLNWLSTAYAKAYQIQVSGSGRSWKTVSSTVSGAGGTENVTFPPISARYVRIVATKRAVAGSYYSLWEFGVFQDTGPAVGIAGQCIDVYQALTADGTPTTLYTCKGAVNQQWTPSTDDGTIRTMGKCLSAGGTTLRTPAVLWTCDGSTGQRWIPQVSGALMNAASGMCLDATGASSANGTKLIVYTCNNGLNQRWVLP; encoded by the coding sequence GTGAGGAAATCTGCCTGGTGGCTGCGCTGTGCGCTGTCCACTGTGTGTCTCGTACTGCTGCTGCCGCTTGCCGTGATCGCGCCGGCACGCGCCGCGGTCACGCCGTCCGGTTTCAGTGAGCAGGTCGTGTTCAGCGGCCTGACGAGCCCGACGAACGTCGCGTTCTCGCCGGACGGCCGGGTGTTCGTGGCCGAGAAGAGCGGGCTGATCAAGGTCTTCAGCTCGCTCGACGACCCGAACCCGAAGGTGTACGCCGACCTGCGCACCGAGGTCTACAACTACTGGGACCGCGGGCTGCTCGGGATCGCGCTGCATCCCAACTTCCCCACGGATCCGCGCATCTACGTGCTGTACACGCACGACGGGCTGATCGGCGGCCCGACGCCGAAGTGGGGTACGCCGAACACCGACGCGGACCCGTGCCCGACGCCGCCCGGGCCGACGGCTCGCGGCTGCCTGGCCAGTGCCCGGCTCTCGGTGATCAACGGAAACGGCGCGGAGCAGGTACTCGTCGAGGACTGGTGCCAGGTGTTCCCGAGTCATTCGATCGGCTCGATCGAGTTCGGACCGGACGGGATGCTGTACGCCGGGGGCGGCGAAAGCGGGAGCTTCAACTACATCGACTACGGGCAGACGACGAGTCCGCCGACCGACCTCTCGCCGGACAACCCGTGCGGCGACGGCCCGGCCGCGGTCGGTACCAAGCTCTCGGCGCCGACCGCCGAAGGTGGCTCGCTGCGGGCGCAGGACCTGCGGACTCCGGGCGATCCGGTGACGCTGGACGGCTCGATCATCCGCATCGACCCGGACACCGGGCAGGCCGCGCCGGGCAACCCGCTGACCAGCAGCACCGACCTGAACGCGCGCCGGATCGTGGCCGAAGGTCTGCGGAATCCGATGCGGTTCACCTTCCGGCCCGGGACGAACGAACTGTGGATCGGCGACGTCGGGGCCTCGACCTGGGAGGAGATCGACCGCATCGCCGACCCTAAGGCGGGCGTCACGAACTTCGGTTGGCCGTGCTACGAAGGAGCCGCGCCGCAACCCGCGTTCGCCAAGGCAAACCTCAACATCTGCCAGAACCTGTACGCCGCCGGCCCATCCGCCGTGACTCCGCCGTACTACGCCTACAACCACAGCGACAAGATCGCCGGAACCTGCTCCTCCGGCAGCTCGTCGATCTCCGGAATGTCCTTCTACAAAGGCGGAAACTACCCCGTGCAGTACAACGGCGCGCTGTTCTTCACCGACTACAGCCGCAAGTGCACGTGGGCGATGATGGCCGGCAGCAACGGTCTCCCGGATCCCGCGAACATCCAGCTGTTCGCGTCGGGGTACGGCGCGACGCGGCTGCAGACCGGGCCGGGCGGCGACCTGTTCACGGTGGACTACGACAACGGCCGGATCCTGCGGTACGTGTACAACGGGACGAACAACCCGCCGACGGCGATCATCCACGCCGATCCGGCGAGCGGGCCGACACCGCTGACCGTGACCTTCGACGGGACCGCGTCGAACGACGCCGACGGCGATCCGCTCACCTACGCGTGGGACCTGAACGGCGACGGGCTGTACGACGACTCGACGGCGGCGACCGTGCAGCACACGTACACGACCGCGGGGACGGTGACCGTGCGGTTGCGGGTGTCGGACGGGAAGACGTCGACCACCACGTCCACGCAGATCAACGTGGCGAACACGGCACCGACCGCGCTGATCACGTCGCCCGGTCCGGCGACCACCTGGAAGGTTGGTGACACCATCAACTTCTCCGGGTCCGCGACGGATCCCGAGCAGGGCACGCTGCCGGGGTCGGCACTGACCTGGACGTTGATCATGCATCACTGCCCGAGCGACTGCCATACGCACACGATCACGTCGATGACCGGCGCGAGTGGTTCGTTCGTGGCGCCGGATCACGAGTATCCGTCGTACCTCGAACTGAAGCTGACGGCGACCGACGACGGAGGTCTGACCGACACGAAGAGCGTGCGGCTGGATCCGAAGACGGTCGGTCTGACGTTCAACTCCTGGCCGCCCGGGATGCCGGTCGCGTTCGGGAACACGAGCGGGAAGAGTCCGTTGACCGGGACGACGATCGTCGGGTCGAGCGTGTCGGTGTCGGCGGATCCGCTGCAGCGGCTGGCGAACCAGGTGTACCGGTTCGGGGCGTGGACGGACGGCGGGGCTCGCGACCACAACCTGGTGGCTCCGGAGCGCGTCGCGACGTACACGGCGATGTACGGCGCGAAGCGGAACCTGGCGCTCCGGCGACCGGCCCTTGCCTCGAGCACCTATCTCGCGGGACGCGAGGCGTCGAAGGCCGTCGACGGCTCGATGGGTACGGCGTGGTCGAGCGCGCGGGCCGATCCGCAGTGGTACCAGGTCGATCTCGGCTCGGCGCAGGTGGTCGACCGGGTGCTGCTGAACTGGCTGTCGACGGCGTACGCGAAGGCGTACCAGATCCAGGTGTCGGGCAGCGGGCGTTCATGGAAAACGGTTTCGTCAACGGTCAGCGGAGCCGGCGGGACGGAGAACGTGACGTTCCCGCCGATCTCCGCGCGGTACGTGCGGATCGTGGCGACGAAGCGGGCCGTTGCCGGGAGCTACTACTCGCTCTGGGAGTTCGGGGTGTTCCAGGACACCGGGCCGGCGGTCGGGATCGCGGGGCAGTGCATCGACGTGTACCAGGCGCTGACGGCGGACGGTACGCCGACGACGCTCTACACATGTAAGGGCGCCGTGAACCAGCAGTGGACCCCGTCGACCGACGACGGGACGATCCGCACGATGGGCAAGTGCCTGTCGGCCGGCGGTACGACGCTGCGCACGCCCGCCGTGCTGTGGACCTGCGACGGGTCGACCGGCCAACGGTGGATCCCGCAAGTCAGCGGTGCGTTGATGAACGCCGCGTCCGGGATGTGCCTGGATGCCACCGGCGCATCGTCAGCGAACGGTACGAAGCTGATCGTCTACACGTGTAACAACGGACTGAACCAGAGGTGGGTGCTGCCCTAA